A stretch of Columba livia isolate bColLiv1 breed racing homer unplaced genomic scaffold, bColLiv1.pat.W.v2 Scaffold_102, whole genome shotgun sequence DNA encodes these proteins:
- the LOC135577603 gene encoding circumsporozoite protein-like yields DPNANPNPDPNPNPNTNPNPNPNPNPNPNPHPKPNPNPNPNPNPNPNPNPNPNRNPIPNPNPNPNRNSNPNPNPNPNPKTNPNPNPNANPNPNPNPNPNLNPNPNPNPNPNPNPNRNPIPNPNPNPNRNSNPNPNPNPNPNPNPNPNPNPNANPNPNPNPNPNPNPNRN; encoded by the exons gaccctaatgctaat cctaaccctgaccctaaccctaaccctaacactaaccctaaccctaaccctaaccctaaccctaaccccaaccctcaccccaaacctaaccctaaccctaaccctaaccctaaccctaaccctaaccctaaccctaaccctaaccgtaaccctatccctaaccctaaccccaaccctaaccgtaactctaaccctaaccctaaccctaaccctaaccctaaaactaaccctaaccctaaccctaatg ctaaccctaaccctaaccctaaccctaaccctaaccttaaccctaaccctaaccctaaccctaaccctaaccctaaccctaaccgtaaccctatccctaaccctaaccccaaccctaaccgtaactctaaccctaaccctaaccctaaccctaaccctaaccctaaccctaaccctaaccctaaccctaatg ctaaccctaaccctaaccctaaccccaaccctaaccccaaccctaaccgtaac
- the LOC135577592 gene encoding circumsporozoite protein-like, translating to NPNPNPNLNPNPNPNPNPNRNPIPNPNPNPNRNSNLNPNPNPNPNPNPNPNPNPNPNPNPNPNANPNPNPNLNPNPNPNPNPNRNPIPNPNPNPNRNSNPNPNPNPNPNPNPNPNPNPNPNPNPNPNPNPNPNPNANPNPNPNPNPNLNPNPNPNPNPNPN from the exons aaccctaaccctaaccctaaccttaaccctaaccctaaccctaaccctaaccctaaccgtaaccctatccctaaccctaaccccaaccctaaccgtaactctaaccttaaccctaaccctaaccctaaccctaaccctaaccctaaccctaaccctaaccctaaccctaaccctaaccctaaccctaatg ctaaccctaaccctaaccctaaccttaaccctaaccctaaccctaaccctaaccctaaccgtaaccctatccctaaccctaaccccaaccctaaccgtaactctaaccctaaccctaaccctaaccctaaccctaaccctaaccctaaccctaaccctaaccctaaccctaaccctaaccctaaccctaaccctaaccctaaccctaaccctaatg ctaaccctaaccctaaccctaaccctaaccctaaccttaaccctaaccctaaccctaaccctaaccccaaccctaac
- the LOC135577542 gene encoding circumsporozoite protein-like produces DPNPNPNPNPNPNPNPDPDPNPNPNPNSNPNPNPDPNPKFNPNPNPNPNPNGRNPNTNPNSIPDLNPNGHNPNPNPNPNPNPNPNPNPNPNPNLNPNPNPNPNPNSNPNPKPNPDPNSNRNPNPNPNPNPTPNPNPNPNPNPNPNPNPNLNPNPNPNPNPNPNPNRNSKPNPKPNPDPNPNRNPNPN; encoded by the exons gaccctaaccctaaccctaaccctaaccctaaccctaaccctaaccctgatcctgaccctaaccctaaccctaaccctaactctaaccctaaccctaaccctgaccctaaccctaaatttaaccctaacccaaaccctaaccctaaccctaatggccgtaaccctaacactaaccctaactctatccctgaccttaaccctaatggccataacccgaaccctaaccctaaccctaaccctaaccctaaccctaaccctaaccctaaccctaaccctaatcttaaccctaaccctaaccccaaccctaaccctaactctaaccctaaccctaaacctaaccctgaccctaactctaaccgtaaccctaaccctaaccctaacccaaaccctacccctaaccctaaccctaaccctaacc ctaaccctaaccctaaccctaaccctaaccttaaccctaaccctaaccctaaccccaaccctaaccccaaccctaaccgtaactctaaacctaaccctaaacctaaccctgaccctaaccctaaccgtaaccctaaccctaac